One Faecalispora anaeroviscerum genomic window carries:
- a CDS encoding nicotinate phosphoribosyltransferase, with product MDLEETAQTPFGKNLTMLTDFYEITMANGYFSNGFQNKIVYFDMFFRKIPDGGGFAIMAGVQQLVEYLQNLSFTPQDLEYLRSTGKFNQDFVDYLADFHFECDVWAVPEGTPIFPGEPIVTVRGPVIQAQFIETMVLLCINHQTLIATKANRIVRAASGRSVMEFGSRRAQGFDGAVYGARAAYIGGCAGTACTICERDFGIPAMGTMAHSWVQLFDTELDAFRAYAREYPNQCVLLVDTYNVLQSGIPNAIRIFNEELVPKGFRPAGIRIDSGDITYLSRKAREMLDAAGFEDCGICASNSLDEYIIRDMLMQGAQVDSFGVGERMITSASEPVFGGVYKLVGAERDDGSIVPKIKISENVTKITTPGFKRLWRLFDRYSGKAIADVITLHDELIDDEMPYVIFDPEYIWKRKRVENFRAVPLMTQIFKNGQCMIQPRDLHEIREYCTAQVDTLWEEVTRFENPHRYYVDLSQRLWQIKDSLVTNHIFDKSADRAMRATDSFDERFE from the coding sequence ATGGACTTGGAGGAGACAGCACAAACTCCATTCGGTAAGAACCTGACAATGCTCACTGATTTTTATGAAATAACCATGGCTAACGGCTATTTCTCCAACGGATTTCAGAACAAAATCGTTTATTTTGATATGTTTTTCAGAAAAATTCCGGATGGCGGCGGTTTTGCGATTATGGCTGGCGTACAGCAGCTGGTGGAGTATTTGCAAAACCTTTCTTTTACCCCGCAGGATCTGGAATATTTGCGTTCCACCGGAAAATTTAATCAGGACTTCGTCGATTACCTGGCTGATTTCCATTTTGAGTGCGATGTGTGGGCGGTTCCGGAAGGAACCCCCATCTTCCCCGGCGAGCCCATCGTAACTGTACGCGGCCCTGTGATTCAGGCGCAATTTATCGAAACCATGGTGCTTTTATGCATCAATCACCAGACCTTGATCGCGACGAAAGCAAACCGGATCGTGCGCGCTGCGAGCGGCCGCTCGGTCATGGAATTCGGCTCTCGCCGCGCGCAGGGCTTTGACGGCGCGGTATACGGTGCCAGAGCCGCATACATCGGCGGCTGTGCCGGCACGGCCTGCACCATCTGCGAGCGCGATTTCGGCATTCCCGCAATGGGTACTATGGCGCACAGCTGGGTGCAGTTGTTCGACACTGAGCTGGACGCGTTTCGTGCTTATGCCCGCGAATACCCCAACCAGTGCGTTTTGCTGGTAGATACTTATAATGTTTTGCAGTCGGGAATTCCGAATGCCATCCGTATCTTTAATGAAGAGCTGGTTCCAAAGGGCTTTCGCCCTGCGGGAATCCGCATTGACAGCGGCGACATCACCTATCTTTCCCGCAAGGCTCGCGAGATGCTGGACGCTGCCGGCTTTGAGGATTGCGGCATCTGCGCCTCCAACTCTCTGGATGAATACATCATTCGCGACATGCTGATGCAGGGTGCGCAGGTGGACAGCTTCGGTGTCGGCGAGCGCATGATTACCTCGGCATCAGAGCCGGTGTTCGGCGGCGTGTACAAGCTTGTTGGCGCGGAACGCGACGACGGCAGCATCGTGCCCAAAATCAAAATCAGCGAGAATGTTACGAAAATTACCACTCCGGGCTTTAAGCGCCTGTGGCGTTTGTTCGACCGGTACAGCGGCAAGGCGATTGCCGATGTTATCACGCTGCACGATGAGCTGATCGACGACGAAATGCCTTATGTGATCTTTGACCCCGAATATATTTGGAAGCGCAAGCGCGTGGAAAATTTTCGTGCGGTTCCGCTGATGACTCAGATTTTTAAGAACGGGCAGTGCATGATACAGCCGCGTGACCTGCACGAAATCCGTGAATACTGCACCGCGCAGGTAGACACGCTGTGGGAAGAGGTCACTCGCTTTGAAAACCCCCACCGCTATTATGTCGATTTGTCACAGCGGCTGTGGCAAATTAAGGACAGCCTGGTCACGAACCACATCTTTGACAAGTCTGCTGACCGTGCAATGCGAGCCACCGATTCATTTGATGAACGCTTTGAATGA
- a CDS encoding helix-turn-helix domain-containing protein: MRLRKQALGNRNLVGAHVELARKNLGMKQKELLAQLQVNGIDMNASGLSKLEGQIRYVTDYELVALSNILNVSVDWLLGRED, from the coding sequence ATGAGATTACGCAAGCAAGCCCTGGGTAATCGTAATTTGGTGGGTGCCCATGTGGAACTGGCCCGGAAGAACCTGGGCATGAAGCAAAAAGAGCTTTTGGCTCAGCTGCAGGTGAACGGAATTGATATGAATGCTTCGGGTCTTTCTAAATTAGAGGGACAGATCCGTTATGTAACGGATTATGAACTGGTGGCTTTATCGAATATTCTGAACGTTTCTGTAGACTGGCTGCTCGGTCGTGAAGACTGA
- a CDS encoding amino acid ABC transporter ATP-binding protein: MIVIENIRKSFAAKEILKGINLTVEQGDVAVIIGPSGTGKTTLLRCMNGLEKADEGNITIDHVQYDYKKSSKKQLLALRRKTAMVFQHYNLFKNKTALENITEGLITVQKIPKADAILTAKQQLKSVGLEGKEDSYPHQLSGGQQQRVGIARALAINPSVILFDEPTSSLDPELVGEVLSVMKQVASRGITMVVVTHEMSFAQTIANKVIFMDGGSIVEQGSPREVFLSPREAATKRFLDCIYQPFVYQI, from the coding sequence ATGATTGTCATAGAAAATATCCGTAAGTCCTTTGCTGCTAAGGAAATTTTAAAGGGCATCAACCTGACGGTGGAGCAGGGGGATGTAGCGGTGATTATTGGACCCAGCGGAACAGGAAAGACCACGCTGCTGCGCTGTATGAATGGCCTTGAGAAGGCCGATGAAGGAAATATTACCATTGATCACGTTCAATATGATTATAAAAAGTCCTCAAAGAAACAGCTCCTGGCGCTGCGCAGGAAAACAGCCATGGTGTTTCAGCACTATAACCTGTTTAAAAACAAAACAGCTCTTGAAAACATCACAGAGGGTCTGATTACCGTTCAGAAAATTCCGAAAGCGGATGCGATTTTAACGGCAAAGCAGCAGCTGAAAAGCGTTGGTTTGGAAGGAAAGGAAGATTCTTACCCCCACCAGCTGTCCGGCGGTCAGCAGCAGCGAGTTGGCATTGCAAGAGCCTTAGCCATCAATCCCTCTGTGATTCTGTTTGATGAGCCCACGTCGTCGCTGGACCCCGAACTGGTGGGCGAGGTTCTTTCGGTTATGAAGCAGGTAGCAAGCCGGGGAATCACAATGGTAGTGGTAACTCATGAAATGAGCTTTGCACAGACGATTGCCAATAAAGTCATTTTTATGGACGGCGGAAGCATCGTGGAGCAGGGGTCGCCCAGAGAGGTTTTTCTTTCTCCCAGGGAAGCGGCAACAAAACGGTTTTTAGATTGCATCTATCAGCCTTTTGTTTATCAAATATAA
- a CDS encoding transporter substrate-binding domain-containing protein, with translation MKTKLLSSVLAAALFAGALSGCASNQSTGANASAAQSIGESSAAQVKTVNVALESGSKPLSFENDKGEKVGYEVDVLKAVDELITDYDFNIELVESDATQIGLETGKYALIGGGLYKTPEREQKYLIPNAINGVSLINIYVNEDNNSIKSLDDLVGKKLVPSTPNGGIFNLLTAYNKEHADKPITITTGEGISVADRFKSVSDKEYDALVLPNNLGFAEIKKELGLKVKAINPPVKINGTYFALSKDQTDLSAKVEQALKTLRENGTLSKLSETWYGEDTIKYFTE, from the coding sequence ATGAAAACAAAATTGTTAAGTTCCGTATTGGCGGCGGCGCTGTTTGCAGGGGCTCTGTCGGGCTGCGCATCCAATCAGAGTACAGGCGCTAATGCGTCTGCTGCCCAAAGCATCGGGGAATCTTCCGCAGCTCAGGTAAAAACCGTAAATGTTGCACTGGAATCCGGTTCAAAGCCCTTAAGCTTTGAAAATGATAAGGGCGAAAAGGTTGGCTATGAGGTAGATGTACTCAAAGCAGTGGATGAGCTGATCACCGACTATGATTTCAATATTGAATTGGTAGAGAGTGACGCTACTCAGATTGGCCTGGAAACCGGCAAATATGCGCTGATCGGCGGCGGTCTGTATAAGACTCCTGAACGGGAGCAGAAATATTTGATCCCCAACGCGATCAACGGAGTCAGCCTGATTAACATTTACGTCAATGAAGACAACAATTCTATTAAGAGTCTCGATGACCTGGTGGGAAAAAAGCTCGTGCCTTCTACCCCCAACGGCGGTATCTTTAATCTGCTGACTGCCTATAACAAAGAGCATGCCGACAAGCCGATCACCATCACCACTGGCGAGGGTATTTCAGTTGCAGACCGTTTCAAGTCTGTTAGCGATAAGGAATATGACGCTCTGGTACTCCCCAACAACCTGGGCTTTGCGGAGATCAAGAAGGAGCTGGGTCTGAAGGTCAAGGCTATCAATCCCCCCGTAAAGATCAACGGCACTTATTTCGCCCTCTCCAAGGATCAGACCGATCTTTCCGCAAAGGTGGAACAGGCTCTGAAGACCTTGCGTGAAAACGGCACTCTGTCAAAGCTGTCTGAAACCTGGTATGGAGAAGATACGATCAAATACTTTACTGAATAA
- a CDS encoding amino acid ABC transporter permease, producing the protein MEISFSYILKTMDRISSAIPYTLLVIVISGSLGISLAAGVAAVRIKKWKILSPLADIYVSFFRSTPCLIHIFLVYYGLPLILREFGIDADGWSKTLYASLALILFNGAYMSEYLRPAYLAVEQGQHDAADSIGMNGFTKFRRIILPQMLPIVWPNLENAFVELVKDTSVLFVIGLTDIMGMAKKMISNDYGVRKLEVYLAAAAIYWCITFAVGKLCQLFEKRVIITNRTEKWVG; encoded by the coding sequence ATGGAAATTTCTTTTTCTTATATCTTAAAGACCATGGATCGAATCAGCTCGGCAATCCCGTATACCTTGTTGGTTATTGTGATTTCGGGCAGTCTTGGGATTTCGCTGGCGGCGGGTGTCGCTGCGGTTCGTATTAAAAAGTGGAAAATCCTTTCACCTCTGGCTGATATTTATGTATCTTTTTTTCGCAGCACGCCCTGCCTGATCCACATTTTTCTGGTCTATTACGGTTTGCCTTTGATCCTGCGGGAATTCGGCATCGATGCGGACGGCTGGAGCAAGACTCTCTACGCTTCTCTGGCGCTGATCCTGTTTAACGGAGCTTATATGTCCGAATACCTGCGCCCAGCTTATTTGGCGGTGGAGCAGGGGCAGCACGATGCGGCAGACAGCATCGGAATGAACGGATTTACCAAGTTTCGGAGGATTATTTTGCCCCAGATGCTGCCGATCGTGTGGCCTAATCTGGAGAACGCATTTGTGGAATTGGTCAAGGATACCTCTGTTCTGTTCGTGATCGGCCTGACGGACATCATGGGAATGGCCAAGAAAATGATTTCCAATGATTACGGCGTGAGAAAGCTAGAGGTATATCTGGCTGCAGCGGCCATTTACTGGTGCATCACGTTTGCGGTCGGCAAGCTCTGTCAGTTGTTTGAAAAGAGAGTCATTATTACCAATCGAACGGAAAAGTGGGTGGGGTAA
- a CDS encoding amino acid ABC transporter permease codes for MLSGTVILEDMQFILTVVPFTLGTALIVLSFGILLGFAVAIVRIRQVPVAKQLARVFMDYTRGIPLVIHLYLAYFILPMAVEEVCRILGMEQAAKTSPLAVLVVAYSLYISVGQSENIRGAFSSIDPGQWDAAYACGMNGFQALFKIVIPQGVTVAVPVFFNTFLGITKGLSLAFTIGVADILSQAKLASAQNAHYLEAYIAAALIYWALCGLLDVVFGRVERVFKKW; via the coding sequence ATGCTGAGCGGAACAGTGATTCTGGAAGATATGCAGTTTATCCTCACCGTTGTTCCCTTTACGTTGGGGACCGCACTGATCGTTTTGAGCTTTGGAATTCTGTTGGGCTTTGCGGTAGCCATAGTTCGAATTCGTCAGGTTCCGGTAGCAAAGCAGCTGGCCCGGGTGTTTATGGATTATACCAGAGGAATTCCCTTGGTGATTCATTTGTATTTGGCATATTTTATTCTGCCAATGGCGGTAGAAGAGGTTTGCCGCATCCTTGGAATGGAGCAAGCGGCCAAGACTTCGCCCCTGGCAGTGCTGGTGGTGGCTTATTCCCTGTATATTTCGGTGGGGCAGTCGGAGAATATTCGCGGTGCGTTTTCCTCTATCGATCCCGGGCAGTGGGACGCCGCCTATGCCTGTGGTATGAACGGATTTCAGGCACTGTTCAAAATTGTAATCCCGCAGGGCGTCACAGTGGCGGTGCCGGTGTTTTTTAATACTTTCTTGGGAATTACCAAAGGCCTTTCTCTTGCTTTTACCATTGGTGTGGCGGATATTCTGTCTCAGGCAAAGCTGGCCTCGGCTCAAAACGCGCATTACCTGGAAGCGTATATCGCTGCAGCGCTGATTTATTGGGCGTTGTGCGGGTTGCTGGATGTGGTATTTGGCCGAGTTGAGCGAGTATTTAAGAAATGGTAG
- a CDS encoding uroporphyrinogen decarboxylase family protein, with translation MNKFERIQAALKGQEVDKIPLNVWMHFSAVDQDPRSLAETQVAFAQKYDFDFIKLMPFGLYGVQDYGVKVKIFNRVNFPPIVDDYGIHQISDWDRIEPLPAIYGSYGKQLQAARHTIHLAKKQFPVIQTIFSPLTTARKLAGDRILLDMKEDSRRFKQALQALTETTVNFVKANIEAGVDGFFFATQCANYDFLTEEQYREFGEFYDRQVIAAYQDETFFNVAHLHGDHGMFRLIADYPVNCINWHDRWSSPTLAEARKITDKCLLGGIQEAPYYNEKGEKIRESILVSGSVAEVERHVQEAIEFAGDKGLIIGPGCVADQNLPEKNLYALCRAVYRVTSLAG, from the coding sequence ATGAATAAGTTTGAGCGAATCCAGGCAGCGCTGAAAGGACAGGAGGTGGATAAAATTCCGCTGAATGTGTGGATGCATTTTTCTGCTGTGGATCAGGACCCCAGAAGCCTGGCGGAAACTCAGGTCGCATTTGCGCAGAAGTATGACTTTGATTTTATCAAGCTGATGCCTTTTGGACTGTATGGCGTTCAGGATTACGGTGTAAAGGTAAAAATTTTTAACCGGGTCAACTTTCCTCCTATCGTGGATGACTATGGGATCCATCAGATTAGCGACTGGGATCGGATTGAGCCTTTGCCGGCTATTTATGGTTCTTATGGCAAGCAGCTTCAGGCAGCTCGGCATACAATTCATCTTGCAAAAAAACAGTTCCCGGTAATCCAAACGATTTTTAGTCCCCTGACTACGGCAAGAAAGCTGGCTGGGGACAGGATTTTGCTGGATATGAAAGAAGATTCCCGCAGATTCAAGCAGGCGTTGCAAGCGTTGACGGAAACAACCGTTAATTTTGTAAAGGCCAACATAGAAGCGGGCGTGGATGGCTTTTTCTTCGCCACGCAATGTGCTAATTATGATTTTCTGACCGAGGAACAATACCGGGAGTTTGGAGAATTTTACGACCGGCAGGTAATTGCCGCGTATCAGGATGAAACCTTTTTCAATGTGGCACACTTGCACGGGGATCACGGAATGTTCCGGCTGATTGCGGATTATCCGGTGAACTGCATCAACTGGCACGACCGGTGGAGCAGTCCTACTCTTGCAGAAGCCCGGAAAATCACGGATAAATGTTTGCTGGGCGGCATTCAAGAGGCTCCATATTATAATGAAAAAGGAGAAAAAATTCGGGAAAGTATTCTGGTATCCGGTTCTGTGGCGGAGGTAGAACGGCATGTGCAGGAAGCCATTGAATTTGCTGGAGACAAGGGTCTGATTATCGGACCGGGCTGTGTAGCGGACCAGAATCTGCCGGAAAAAAATCTGTATGCTCTTTGCAGGGCTGTTTACCGCGTCACTTCGTTGGCGGGGTAA
- a CDS encoding MGMT family protein has translation MVQGNFTDQVYQVVARIPRGKVATYGQIAFFIGTPRSARLVGYALSHTPFFLSLPCHRVVNRLGRTAPGWPEQRLLLESEGVPFRENGTVDLAKCLWHTE, from the coding sequence ATGGTGCAAGGGAATTTCACGGATCAGGTATATCAGGTTGTTGCAAGAATTCCGCGTGGAAAGGTAGCCACCTACGGGCAAATCGCCTTCTTTATTGGAACGCCGCGCAGCGCAAGGCTGGTTGGGTATGCTTTGAGTCATACCCCGTTCTTTTTGTCGCTGCCCTGCCACCGGGTGGTAAACCGTTTGGGCCGTACAGCGCCGGGGTGGCCGGAACAGCGCCTTTTGCTGGAGAGCGAAGGCGTTCCTTTTCGTGAAAACGGTACGGTGGATCTTGCAAAGTGCCTTTGGCATACCGAATAA
- a CDS encoding pyridoxamine 5'-phosphate oxidase family protein encodes MFQEMRRKDRILSPESTELLLQKGEYGVLSTMGEEYPYGVPVSYVYESGAVYIHCAIVGSKLENIVRNSKVSFCVVGQTQVLPGDFTTNYESVVLFGNAQEVFAEEKQRALELLVHKYSPDFLQKGLDYIKNADSRVKVVKITTNHLTGKSRK; translated from the coding sequence ATGTTTCAGGAGATGAGAAGGAAGGACCGTATCCTTTCGCCCGAAAGCACAGAACTGCTGCTCCAAAAGGGCGAATATGGCGTGTTGTCCACTATGGGAGAGGAATATCCGTACGGTGTCCCGGTCAGCTACGTGTATGAGAGCGGCGCGGTCTATATTCACTGTGCGATAGTCGGCAGTAAACTGGAGAATATCGTCAGAAATTCGAAGGTTTCTTTCTGTGTTGTCGGTCAAACACAGGTTTTGCCGGGGGACTTTACCACAAATTATGAAAGTGTGGTTTTGTTTGGGAATGCCCAGGAGGTTTTTGCAGAGGAAAAGCAGCGAGCTCTGGAGCTGCTGGTTCACAAATATTCTCCCGATTTCCTGCAAAAAGGGCTCGATTACATTAAAAATGCGGACAGTAGGGTAAAAGTGGTCAAAATTACAACGAATCATTTAACGGGGAAAAGTAGAAAATAA
- a CDS encoding DegV family protein, producing MEYQIIVDSCVDFNEEVFGDPNEIKRIPFQLLIDDEALTDEGLDSDELIRKMKASKHKITTACPSLHNYLEAYKSCAVNYVVTISSRLSGSFQSAMAAKQMLEESGSTSKVYVIDSKSAAAGQTLVVLQLKRMLEQQMENSMILLKLSQYVANLQTLFVPVSVNNLEKNGRISGIQVIISKVLHIIPILGSNGDGVLELKEKARGETQAMEKLLNIIKRDAVNMTESVLAITHVNARAKAEELCEKIKGIFSFREIVIFQASGLSTVYADDGGIVVSF from the coding sequence GTGGAGTATCAAATCATCGTAGACAGCTGTGTGGATTTTAATGAAGAAGTGTTTGGCGATCCCAATGAGATCAAACGGATTCCGTTTCAGCTGTTAATCGACGACGAGGCCTTGACGGATGAAGGCCTGGATTCCGATGAGCTGATTCGGAAAATGAAAGCCAGCAAGCATAAAATCACTACGGCGTGTCCATCTCTGCATAATTATCTGGAGGCATATAAGTCCTGTGCAGTAAATTATGTGGTTACGATTTCTTCCCGGTTGAGCGGCTCCTTTCAAAGTGCCATGGCGGCAAAGCAAATGCTGGAGGAATCCGGCAGTACCAGTAAGGTGTATGTGATCGACAGCAAATCCGCCGCGGCGGGGCAGACGCTTGTTGTGTTGCAGCTCAAAAGGATGCTGGAGCAGCAGATGGAAAACAGTATGATTCTGCTAAAACTCAGCCAGTATGTTGCCAATTTACAGACGCTGTTTGTGCCGGTTTCCGTGAATAATCTTGAAAAGAACGGCAGAATCAGCGGGATTCAGGTGATTATCAGCAAGGTGCTTCATATCATTCCGATTCTCGGCTCAAACGGAGACGGTGTTCTGGAGCTCAAAGAGAAAGCCCGCGGAGAAACGCAGGCAATGGAGAAGCTTCTGAATATCATCAAACGCGATGCCGTAAATATGACAGAATCGGTTCTTGCGATCACGCATGTGAATGCCCGGGCGAAAGCGGAAGAACTGTGTGAGAAAATCAAAGGCATATTCTCCTTCCGAGAGATTGTCATATTTCAGGCCAGTGGTTTGAGTACGGTATATGCCGACGACGGCGGTATTGTGGTTTCTTTCTGA
- the pdxT gene encoding pyridoxal 5'-phosphate synthase glutaminase subunit PdxT, whose product MKIGVLALQGGFAEHIAALNKLGIPCAEIRKKADFDDSLDALILPGGESTVMGKLLHETELFEPIQKRIQQGMPVWGTCAGLILLASTIVNEPNLYLKGIDLTVTRNAYGRQLGSFQTTEEFRGIGKIPMTFIRAPLIESVGSGVTPLSFYKGKMVAAENDTILVTTFHPELTDDTRVLEYFLRKVKKQALLPSA is encoded by the coding sequence ATGAAAATCGGAGTTTTGGCGTTACAGGGAGGTTTTGCGGAACATATTGCCGCACTGAATAAGCTGGGAATTCCCTGTGCGGAAATCCGGAAGAAAGCAGATTTTGATGATTCGCTGGACGCGCTGATTCTTCCGGGCGGGGAAAGCACCGTAATGGGCAAGCTGCTGCACGAAACAGAGCTGTTTGAACCGATCCAAAAGCGGATTCAACAGGGAATGCCCGTGTGGGGAACGTGCGCCGGTCTAATTCTTCTGGCCAGCACAATTGTAAACGAACCGAACTTGTATTTAAAGGGCATTGATCTGACTGTGACAAGAAATGCCTATGGGCGACAGCTCGGCAGCTTTCAGACGACAGAGGAATTTCGCGGAATCGGAAAAATCCCGATGACCTTTATCCGTGCGCCTCTGATCGAATCCGTTGGCAGCGGCGTAACCCCTCTTTCTTTCTATAAAGGAAAAATGGTTGCAGCAGAAAATGATACAATTCTGGTAACAACCTTCCATCCTGAGCTGACGGATGACACTCGAGTTCTCGAGTATTTTCTCCGTAAGGTGAAAAAGCAGGCACTTCTTCCATCCGCATAA
- the pdxS gene encoding pyridoxal 5'-phosphate synthase lyase subunit PdxS has translation MNNRYDLNKNLAQMLKGGVIMDVTTPEQAKIAEEAGACAVMALERIPADIRAAGGVSRMSDPKMVKGIQQAVSIPVMAKVRIGHFAEAQILQAIEIDYIDESEVLSPADDLYHIDKTKFDVPFVCGAKNLGEALRRIAEGASMIRTKGEPGTGDVVQAVRHMRLINRQIREIQNTREDELFHTAKELQVPYELVRGVFETGRLPVVNFAAGGVATPADAALMMQLGAEGVFVGSGIFKSGNPAKRARAIVQAVTNYNDPALLAALSEDLGEAMVGINEQEIELLMAERGI, from the coding sequence ATGAACAACAGATATGACCTGAACAAAAACCTGGCCCAAATGCTCAAGGGCGGCGTCATCATGGACGTAACTACTCCGGAGCAGGCAAAAATCGCCGAAGAGGCCGGGGCCTGCGCCGTTATGGCACTGGAACGAATCCCTGCGGATATTCGCGCAGCTGGAGGCGTTTCCAGAATGAGCGACCCTAAGATGGTTAAGGGCATCCAGCAGGCCGTCAGCATTCCGGTTATGGCCAAGGTGAGAATCGGGCATTTTGCGGAAGCGCAGATTCTGCAGGCCATTGAAATCGACTACATTGATGAAAGCGAAGTGCTGTCCCCTGCAGATGACCTCTACCATATTGACAAAACCAAATTCGATGTGCCATTCGTATGCGGCGCCAAGAATCTGGGAGAGGCCCTGCGCAGAATTGCCGAAGGCGCTTCGATGATTCGCACAAAGGGTGAACCCGGCACCGGAGACGTTGTGCAGGCAGTGCGCCACATGCGGCTGATCAACCGGCAAATCCGCGAGATTCAGAACACACGGGAGGATGAACTGTTCCACACCGCAAAGGAGTTGCAGGTACCCTATGAGCTGGTACGCGGCGTCTTTGAAACCGGTCGGCTTCCGGTAGTCAACTTTGCGGCCGGCGGCGTCGCGACGCCCGCAGACGCAGCCCTAATGATGCAGCTCGGCGCCGAGGGCGTATTTGTGGGCTCCGGTATTTTCAAATCGGGCAACCCGGCCAAAAGAGCTCGGGCGATTGTGCAGGCGGTTACGAACTACAACGACCCTGCTCTTCTGGCAGCACTTTCGGAGGATTTGGGAGAAGCGATGGTTGGAATCAACGAGCAGGAAATCGAACTGCTCATGGCGGAGCGCGGCATATGA
- the pdxR gene encoding MocR-like pyridoxine biosynthesis transcription factor PdxR: MNEISLRLEKREDAPLFQQLYDFFKNEIISGNYSKNEKMPSKRQLSAYLHCSQNTIQAAYHQLVAEGYLVSREKSGYYVADFGGILRMNQEPKKEIAPPQESVSFRYDFSHQGVDHDSFPFSIWRRLTKEVIDEYDRDLLKAGDPKGDPGLRESIAHYLHYSRGVNCCPDQIVISSGTEFLLQLLVQLFDADFVYAIENPGYEKLNMIFKSSRALCRPIPLDESGMRPDALRESLANVACVTPSHQFPTGTIMPVSRRIQLLNWANEKPRRYLIEDDYDSEFRYSGKPIPSLQGMDETSRVIYMGAFSKSLSPALRVSYMVLPRHLLDAYQKTLSFYICPVPKIDQKTLCRFIDEGHFERHLNRMRNLYKQKRETIVSAVHRLLPEAEIRGDSAGLHFLLRVNNGWDEQALIQAALRQGVKVYGVSQYYFVPPQDACESMLLLGFACLKIEEIPAAVALLKEAWQSAGNRENPPQ, from the coding sequence TTGAATGAAATTTCTCTGCGGCTGGAAAAAAGGGAGGATGCCCCGCTTTTTCAGCAGCTATATGATTTTTTTAAGAATGAAATCATCAGCGGCAATTATAGCAAAAATGAAAAAATGCCGTCAAAACGGCAGCTTTCCGCCTATTTGCACTGCAGTCAGAACACGATTCAGGCGGCTTATCATCAGCTGGTGGCAGAGGGATACCTGGTTTCGCGGGAGAAAAGCGGGTATTATGTTGCAGATTTTGGGGGGATCCTGCGCATGAATCAGGAGCCGAAAAAAGAGATTGCCCCGCCACAGGAGAGTGTCAGCTTCCGGTACGATTTTTCTCATCAGGGGGTTGACCACGACAGCTTTCCCTTTTCCATTTGGCGCAGGCTGACCAAAGAAGTGATCGACGAATATGACCGCGATCTCTTAAAAGCGGGCGATCCTAAGGGCGACCCCGGCCTGCGAGAAAGCATCGCCCACTATCTGCATTATTCACGCGGCGTGAATTGTTGTCCGGATCAAATCGTCATCAGCTCAGGGACGGAGTTCCTGCTTCAGCTCTTGGTGCAGTTGTTCGACGCGGACTTTGTTTATGCCATCGAAAATCCGGGCTATGAAAAGCTGAATATGATCTTTAAAAGCAGTCGTGCGCTCTGCCGCCCGATTCCGCTCGATGAAAGCGGCATGCGGCCGGATGCGCTGCGCGAAAGCCTGGCGAACGTGGCCTGTGTTACACCGTCGCATCAATTTCCCACTGGCACGATTATGCCGGTCAGCCGACGGATTCAACTACTGAACTGGGCCAACGAAAAGCCGAGGCGTTACCTGATCGAGGATGATTACGACAGCGAATTCCGCTATTCCGGCAAGCCGATTCCTTCTTTGCAGGGGATGGACGAAACAAGCCGGGTGATCTATATGGGAGCCTTCTCCAAATCGCTGTCGCCGGCACTGCGAGTCAGTTACATGGTGCTGCCGCGTCACCTGCTGGACGCATACCAGAAAACCCTCAGCTTTTATATTTGCCCGGTGCCGAAGATCGACCAGAAAACCCTGTGCCGTTTTATTGACGAGGGGCATTTTGAACGCCACCTGAACCGAATGCGCAACCTGTATAAGCAGAAGAGAGAAACAATTGTTTCCGCGGTGCACCGGCTGCTGCCGGAGGCTGAAATCCGCGGGGATTCCGCCGGGCTGCATTTTCTTCTGCGCGTCAACAACGGCTGGGACGAGCAAGCGTTGATTCAGGCAGCTTTGCGGCAGGGAGTAAAAGTGTACGGGGTATCTCAGTACTATTTTGTCCCGCCGCAAGACGCGTGTGAAAGCATGCTCCTGCTTGGATTTGCCTGCCTGAAAATCGAAGAAATCCCGGCTGCGGTGGCCTTGCTGAAAGAAGCGTGGCAGAGCGCGGGGAACAGAGAAAATCCGCCTCAGTAA